In one window of Hyla sarda isolate aHylSar1 chromosome 1, aHylSar1.hap1, whole genome shotgun sequence DNA:
- the LOC130285366 gene encoding izumo sperm-egg fusion protein 1-like, which yields MMWSVVFGTWLLIAQSLGCIPCNKRGLEALEKLKIFIQDQVLVEETAAYVTIKNFANAAKRQIEQYLEDVGTLDEYALSEIGSEYKISVNIIVDLDSTGVNLLNDLEHQFKRLKEKIENIVQEAEKRRCPNKKDFDNCGLLVQTLTNCRTCEKEKTICAGGSSGNQEFFDKCTCICTTQNKCFDLKSGDKCTPCKDMTSRLAEVIDCGERNIAVTEDHDVLLACNLEWYPRLEDGYKNIFSKYLHVLKKIKKG from the exons ATGATGTGGAGCGTAGTATTTGGTACATGGCTCCTGATAGCACAGTCCCTTGGATGCATACCCTGCAATAAAAGGGGTTTGGAGGCTCTTGAGAAATTGAAGATCTTTATTCAGGACCAGGTTCTGGTAGAAGAAACCGCCGCCTATGTGACTATCAAAAATTTTGCAAACGCTGCCAAAAGGCAAATTGAACAATACTTGGAGGATGTGGGGACTCTGG ATGAGTATGCCCTATCCGAAATAGGGTCCGAATATAAAATATCAGTCAATATCATCGTGGACTTGGACTCTACAG GTGTGAATCTTCTCAATGACCTTGAACACCAGTTCAAAAGACTCAAGGAGAAGATTGAGAATATTGTGCAGGAGGCAGAGAAAC GGAGATGCCCTAACAAGAAAG ATTTTGACAACTGTG GTTTATTGGTCCAAACATTGACCAACTGCAGGACCTGTGAAAAGGAGAAGACCATTTGCGCTGGAGGATCTTCTGGAAATCAAG AATTCTTTGACAAGTGCACCTGCATATGCACCACCCAGAACAAATGTTTCG aTTTAAAGTCCGGAGATAAATGCACTCCGTGCAAAGATATGACATCACGTCTTGCAGAGGTTATAGACTGTGGAG AGAGAAATATTGCAGTTACAGAAGATCACGATGTTCTCCTTGCCTGTAACTTAGAATGGTATCCGAGGCTTGAGGACggatataaaaacattttcagtAAG taTCTTCATGTACTTAAGAAAATCAAAAAAGGCTAA